In Tribolium castaneum strain GA2 chromosome 4, icTriCast1.1, whole genome shotgun sequence, one DNA window encodes the following:
- the LOC100142379 gene encoding uncharacterized protein LOC100142379 isoform X2 produces the protein MKFAIVVSFCLLAVVRAQFFGDFESLGGFGGGLDSPLQATRDPRQNPGPVVFPPAPPDNGETSGVIVGASGYGFVPPGHNGGGRKSY, from the exons ATGAAATTT GCCATCGTAGTGTCGTTCTGCCTCCTGGCCGTCGTCAGAGCCCAATTCTTCGGAGATTTCGAGTCGCTGGGCGGATTCGGTGGCGGTCTGGACTCCCCGTTGCAAGCAACGAGAGACCCCAGGCAAAATCCGGGCCCCGTAGTGTTCCCCCCGGCGCCCCCAGACAACGGCGAAACCAGCGGTGTCATCGTCGGCGCTTCTGGATACGGTTTCGTTCCACCAGGCCACA ATGGAGGCGGCCGAAAAAGTTACTAA
- the LOC100142379 gene encoding uncharacterized protein LOC100142379 isoform X1, whose product MKFAIVVSFCLLAVVRAQFFGDFESLGGFGGGLDSPLQATRDPRQNPGPVVFPPAPPDNGETSGVIVGASGYGFVPPGHRFSSQYFAFF is encoded by the exons ATGAAATTT GCCATCGTAGTGTCGTTCTGCCTCCTGGCCGTCGTCAGAGCCCAATTCTTCGGAGATTTCGAGTCGCTGGGCGGATTCGGTGGCGGTCTGGACTCCCCGTTGCAAGCAACGAGAGACCCCAGGCAAAATCCGGGCCCCGTAGTGTTCCCCCCGGCGCCCCCAGACAACGGCGAAACCAGCGGTGTCATCGTCGGCGCTTCTGGATACGGTTTCGTTCCACCAGGCCACA GATTTAGTTCACAGTATTTCGCCTTCTTCTGA